From the genome of Papaver somniferum cultivar HN1 chromosome 2, ASM357369v1, whole genome shotgun sequence, one region includes:
- the LOC113350103 gene encoding pentatricopeptide repeat-containing protein At5g14770, mitochondrial-like, which yields MKSLNQIKKLKLFTQFYSILTSKQLHSQHHLNPTLKIISPILPNVPICRNKDSHDKNQLKQLKVIPPLKTHLYVSLYCTLIKLYLNCKRFSEASETFMVMRSNGLKPNLQSWNQLLYKYNASGLISQVWVVYSEMILSGEVIPNVYTNNILIHSLCKVGELKTALGFIRTVEIVDTVSYNTIIWGFCKQGMVEQAVVFLSEMIKKGIPMDILTCNNILNGFCRIGLVDDAVLVKDRLFIKEGIELDDVSYNTLIDGYCKARDLKKARELVVKMIEEKNLSPDIVTYNTLINGFCKTGNFDEVNKLMDEIEILGLEPNVITHTTLIDRVCKMHGIDEARSLFGKMLAHGILPDVVTYSSLINGLCKCKHLTKVKILFGEMEESDIVPNHVSYSSLLISLFTAGNFLEALSLQSKMVVSGIALDLVVFGILLDGLFKVGKANEAEKFLETLLKLRIVPNQVIYSAVVDGRCKVGDMSGAEAVLEEMEKTNVVPNVICYSSIINGYFKIGMSDRVFDVKRNMESKGILPNDILYGTLIDGFFKASKTDLAHKAYQEMLERGFEANKFVLDAFVNNSRRGGNMKEAEEYFTEMTRRGLIPDCVNYTSLVDGLFKVGMESVAREKVSKMPEKNLKLDVVICNVLINGYLKLRKFDQVQSVYSYMMQEHIAPDQVTYKTLINAYCEWGNLEKAVELWHELKINGVRPNSVTCNSILGGFCKADNLNGVVDLLDEMVSLGFCPNSVTYKLVLEASSKNGRADTVFKTHERLLQMGFKRDKMVYNTLITVLCKLGMTRKASSVLENMTRIGIVADTITYNALIYGYIKGSHLKKAFSTFSQMLVAGVVPNAVTYNILIGGCSNAGSMHKADDLLTEMLKRGLIPNASTYNSLVSGHGKNGDNKKAMKLYFEMIPKGFAPSTGTYNVLISGFSKAGQMFQARELLNEMHKRKVLPSSSTYDILIRGWYELSYQPDLNTLARNSYRRKALELFEEMDTKRFGPCKSTVICVSNILARGGRKEDARKLLDIYKITKRKKKRMPISSQNEHEIGGKKREESSEVFQHP from the coding sequence ATGAAAtctttgaatcaaataaaaaagcTGAAACTTTTCACTCAATTTTACTCAATCTTGACCTCTAAACAATTACACTCTCAACATCATCTAAACCCCACGCTAAAAATTATATCACCAATACTACCCAATGTACCCATTTGTCGAAACAAAGATTCTCATGATAAAAACCAACTCAAACAATTGAAAGTAATCCCACCTTTGAAAACCCATCTTTATGTATCATTATACTGTACGTTAATAAAACTTTACTTAAATTGTAAAAGATTCTCAGAAGCCAGTGAAACATTTATGGTCATGAGGAGTAATGGATTAAAACCAAACTtacaatcatggaatcaactctTGTACAAATATAATGCATCTGGTTTGATATCTCAGGTATGGGTAGTTTATTCAGAAATGATTTTATCTGGGGAGGTAATCCCTAATGTTTATACTAACAATATATTAATCCATTCTTTATGTAAAGTGGGCGAGTTAAAAACTGCATTGGGTTTTATTAGAACTGTAGAGATTGTAGATACTGTTAGTTATAATACGATTATTTGGGGCTTCTGCAAACAAGGAATGGTTGAACAAGCTGTTGTGTTTTTGTCTGAGATGATAAAGAAAGGTATACCGATGGATATTCTTACTTGTAATAATATACTTAATGGTTTTTGCCGAATTGGGTTAGTAGACGATGCAGTGTTAGTAAAAGATCGATTATTTATTAAAGAGGGGATTGAACTAGATGATGTTAGTTATAATACATTGATTGATGGGTATTGTAAAGCTAGAGATCTGAAGAAAGCTCGTGAATTGGTTGTGAAAATGATAGAGGAGAAGAATCTCTCTCCTGATATTGTTACTTATAATACATTGATAAATGGTTTCTGTAAGACTGGGAATTTTGATGAAGTCAACAAACTTATGGACGAGATAGAAATTTTAGGTCTGGAGCCTAATGTTATAACCCATACTACATTGATCGACCGAGTTTGCAAAATGCATGGAATCGATGAAGCCAGATCTTTGTTTGGGAAAATGCTCGCGCATGGTATCTTACCTGATGTTGTTACTTACAGTTCTCTTATTAATGGCTTGTGCAAGTGTAAGCATCTTACCAAAGTAAAAATACTGTTTGGAGAGATGGAAGAGAGCGACATTGTTCCCAATCATGTTTCATACTCTAGTCTGCTCATTTCGTTATTTACAGCAGGGAATTTCTTGGAAGCATTATCTCTTCAAAGCAAGATGGTGGTTTCTGGTATTGCATTGGACTTGGTGGTCTTTGGCATTTTGCTGGATGGCCTTTTTAAGGTTGGAAAAGCTAATGAGGCAGAAAAGTTTTTGGAAACCTTGTTAAAGCTTCGTATCGTTCCGAATCAAGTAATTTACTCTGCGGTAGTTGATGGACGTTGCAAAGTAGGAGATATGAGTGGGGCAGAAGCTGTGCTAGAGGAGATGGAAAAGACAAATGTGGTTCCAAATGTTATTTGTTACTCATCCATTATTAATGGCTACTTTAAAATTGGAATGTCTGATAGAGTCTTTGATGTGAAGAGGAACATGGAGAGTAAAGGCATTCTTCCAAATGATATCCTTTACGGTACACTAATTGATGGCTTCTTCAAGGCAAGTAAAACAGATTTGGCTCATAAAGCATACCAAGAAATGTTGGAAAGAGGCTTTGAGGCAAATAAGTTTGTGCTTGATGCATTTGTAAATAACTCTAGAAGAGGAGGAAACATGAAAGAAGCCGAGGAGTATTTCACAGAGATGACTCGAAGGGGCTTGATTCCTGACTGCGTTAACTACACATCTTTGGTTGATGGCCTATTCAAAGTGGGAATGGAGTCTGTTGCTCGTGAAAAAGTTAGCAAAATGccagagaaaaatttaaaacttgATGTTGTTATATGTAACGTCCTCATTAATGGTTACTTAAAACTTCGTAAATTTGATCAGGTACAATCAGTTTATAGTTACATGATGCAGGAGCATATAGCGCCTGACCAAGTTACATATAAGACCTTGATCAATGCCTATTGTGAATGGGGAAATTTGGAGAAAGCTGTCGAGCTTTGGCATGAATTGAAGATTAACGGAGTACGGCCTAACTCAGTCACTTGTAATTCAATATTAGGAGGGTTTTGCAAGGCTGATAACTTGAATGGAGTTGTAGATTTATTGGATGAAATGGTGTCTCTAGGGTTCTGCCCGAACTCCGTCACTTATAAATTAGTTCTTGAAGCAAGTTCAAAGAATGGTCGAGCTGATACAGTTTTCAAAACGCATGAACGACTCTTACAGATGGGGTTTAAACGAGATAAAATGGTCTATAATACTCTCATCACTGTATTGTGCAAACTAGGCATGACGAGAAAGGCAAGTTCTGTATTAGAAAACATGACCAGAATAGGTATCGTAGCAGATACTATTACATATAATGCCCTAATTTATGGATATATCAAGGGGAGCCATCTAAAGAAGGCATTTTCGACATTCTCACAGATGTTGGTTGCAGGAGTTGTTCCAAATGCAGTAACGTACAATATCCTCATAGGTGGGTGTTCAAATGCTGGTTCGATGCATAAGGCTGATGACTTACTTACGGAGATGCTGAAGAGGGGATTGATTCCAAATGCTTCTACATATAATAGTTTGGTTTCAGGTCATGGGAAGAATGGAGATAACAAGAAAGCAATGAAACTCTACTTCGAAATGATCCCAAAAGGATTTGCTCCCAGTACTGGTACGTACAATGTGCTTATTAGTGGTTTCTCGAAGGCTGGACAGATGTTTCAAGCAAGGGAACTTCTGAACGAGATGCATAAGAGAAAGGTATTGCCTAGCTCCTCAACCTATGATATACTGATTCGTGGCTGGTATGAACTCTCTTATCAGCCTGACTTAAACACGTTGGCTAGAAACAGTTATAGACGTAAAGCTCTCGAGTTGTTCGAAGAGATGGATACAAAAAGATTTGGTCCATGCAAAAGTACTGTTATTTGTGTAAGTAATATATTAGCAAGAGGTGGAAGGAAGGAAGATGCTCGGAAGTTATTGGATATATACAagatcacaaaaaggaaaaagaaaagaatgcCCATATCCAGTCAAAACGAGCATGAGATAGGcggaaaaaagagagaagaatctTCTGAAGTATTTCAGCATCCATGA